The Leptospira ellinghausenii genome contains the following window.
CGCGACTTAGGTGGCAAACCTCGAAACGAAGGTAAGGTTCGGATAGTTTTTACCCCGCAAGGTACGACTACGGATTTATTTTTATATATTGGTTCCGATACAGAAATCAAACGTACAATTCAAATTTATCGATATGGTGGAAAAATCAAAATCCATAAAATGGAATTTTTCCCAGAACCTGATTCAAATCCCATCCAAAAACTGTCTTATGGTTTGGATGAACGGGACGAACAAGTAGATACCAATGCAAAAACACAACCTCGTTAAACAATCTCGTAAAGCATTTACTCTATTTGAAGTCACAATCGCTATGGCGATGGCAGCAATGGTGATGACCTATACTTATTCAATGATAGCGGAAGGAATTTCGTATCAAAAAAAAGCTGTCTTACTTGCGAATGCGGTTCATTTGGCAAAAATTAAAATGGCCCAAGTGGATTCATCCACCACTATGCAAACGGATACATCACGAGGTTCCATTGGTGCATTCCCTGGTTATACATTTGAAACAGAAATTAAAGAAGAGGAAATGGACTTACTCAAACTTGCAGGTGGTCCCAATGCAGAAGAACTTCGAAAAAAAGCACCAAAGGATATGTTAGGTGATAAAGATGTGGGTCTTAGTGACCTCATGAAAAAAAGAGGTCAGAAAAAAAGTTTTGAAACTGGGGGAGTTTTAAAAGTTTTCCGAGTGAAGGTTTCCATATTTTATATGGATGGAAATAAAAAAGAAACCTATAGTGTTGAAACGTTCAGGAGTGCAAAATACTAATGAATGTTTTGCGGAAATTCCGTTGTTTGAATTTATACAATCAAAAACGTAGAGGGTTTACACTCGTAGAGATTTCCATTGTTGTGATGATCATGGCTGTTATTTTTACTGGGATATTTTCCGTTTTTTATACTGCCAATAAAATTTCCAAAAAAGGAGCTTCGAGAAAAGGAGCCAATCGAAAGGATATTTTGTATGCCATGGAAAATATACGAGGAACTTTAGCTCGTACCTATTTTATCGATAACCAAAAACGAATTTTATTTGTGGGAAAACAAGAAGGAGTGACTGGAGCAAGGAATGATCGGATTGTTTTTGCGACTTCCAATCCCAATTCGGAAGAAGAGGGCCAAGCATCTGTCAGGGAAGTTTCCTTTTATTTACGAAAGATGCCCAATCCGAAAATGGAAGGTTTGTCCTATCTCATTCGGAGAGAAGACGAAATGGTAGATACCTTTCCTACGCAAGGCGGAGTAGAACATATTTTACTTGAGAATGTAAAAAGTTTCCAAATGAAATTTTCGGAACGTGGAGACAAATGGGTAGATGATTGGAATTCCCGTACCACAAAAAAAATTCCAAGGCTCATTCGGTTTGAAATCATATCATTAGTGGGGAGTGCCTTTGTTAAATATGAATCACTTGCGCATCCGGTTATTCTCTACAAATAAAAACGCGAAAAAAGGGTTTATGGTCTATCTCCTTGTGATGGCCATTGGGACTGCGTCCTTATTTACAGCTTCAAAATTTTTTGAAGATGCTGCCACAGAATACCGAGTAGCAAGGGCACAAGCGGATGGTTTCCGAGCACATATGTTGGCGAAGGCTGGATTTATGGGAGCTGTCGGTGCTTTAAAAAAGATCCCAGAAGAGGTTTTATACCAGTCTGGACTTGCCATGGACCCACCTCCGATTCCCCTTGGGGGAGGTGTGATTTATTACACGATGAGCCCGGAAGATGGCAAAATCAATATCAACTCGCTTGTTAAAATTTACGATGACCAACCCAACCAAAGGACAATTGAAATGGTCACTCGCTTGTTCTACCAGTTTGGCCTCAAAAGAGAGATGATTTTTCCGATTCTGGATTGGATTGATGAAAACCACCAGGAAACGGGGGGTGGTGCGGAACAGTATTATTACAGTCGTCTAATCCCTCCAAGAAAGATCAAAAATGCTCCCTTTTATTCCCTTTCTGAACTTTTAAATGTGAAAGGGTATGACCGCTCCGTTGTGTACGAAAGTTTAAAACCGAAGGATTACGATAAAAATAATTCAAAAGACTTTATGACAGAAGAGGAAAGAGCTCTTCGTTCCGATAAAGACTATGTGCTCTCCAATAATATCACTGCTTATTTGCCTGCGGGAGATTCGTATGATGACCGGATCAATATCAATACGGCACCTTATTTTGTACTGATTTCCCTTTCTGATTTTATGACCAAACAGGCCGCCATGAAAATTTTGAAACTCAAGTTGCAGAAAGGAGGCTATATTAAAGAATTGAAAGATCTGGAGACAGAACCTGAGTTCCAAGTAAAAACAACGGGTGACCTTACTTTGTATAAAGAGCTTGCAGGGGAAGGAACCGATGTATCGGGTGGCCGGATCAAAACCAAGGGTGAAGTTTACAAAATTACAGGGGTAGGGATTATAAAGGATAAAGTGGTTCGTAAGGTAACAGGATTATTTGATCTTACCAACAACCAGATGTTATACTATACTGAAGATTAATTATGTTATCATTTGACCAATACCTTGCAATCGATTATGGCTCTACCTTCCTTAAAGGTGTTTTATTCAAAAAAGTTTTAGGAAAGGTGGTTATCCTCAGGACTGAAAGTTTACCAGTTGTGGAACTAGATGAAAATGAAGGGGACCCTTTCGAATACAATATCATCCGATTTATTCAGAGTTTTTTCCCAGAGGAAAATCGATTTTTACTCAATTTAGGAATTCATAATTTATTTGTAAGGGACATTACAGTTCCATTGGTTTCCGAAAAAGCCATCCAAGAAGTTTTACCATTTGAAGTCGAAAATTTAGTCCCTTACCCGATGGAAGAACTTGAGGTGATCGGTAAAACCTGGAGAACAGGAAAAGAAAATTCTGATGTAATCACTTTCAATGTTCATCATTCCGAATTATTCCGTGCCCTAAAACCTTTTGCGAAAGGTGATTTGACATTAAGTTGTTTATCGTTAGATTCTTTTGTTCTTTCTGCCCTAATCACTAAAAATTATCCTTTGTTAATTGCTGAGAAATCAATTTTACAACTAG
Protein-coding sequences here:
- a CDS encoding prepilin-type N-terminal cleavage/methylation domain-containing protein, producing the protein MQKHNLVKQSRKAFTLFEVTIAMAMAAMVMTYTYSMIAEGISYQKKAVLLANAVHLAKIKMAQVDSSTTMQTDTSRGSIGAFPGYTFETEIKEEEMDLLKLAGGPNAEELRKKAPKDMLGDKDVGLSDLMKKRGQKKSFETGGVLKVFRVKVSIFYMDGNKKETYSVETFRSAKY
- a CDS encoding type II secretion system protein GspJ, which translates into the protein MNVLRKFRCLNLYNQKRRGFTLVEISIVVMIMAVIFTGIFSVFYTANKISKKGASRKGANRKDILYAMENIRGTLARTYFIDNQKRILFVGKQEGVTGARNDRIVFATSNPNSEEEGQASVREVSFYLRKMPNPKMEGLSYLIRREDEMVDTFPTQGGVEHILLENVKSFQMKFSERGDKWVDDWNSRTTKKIPRLIRFEIISLVGSAFVKYESLAHPVILYK
- a CDS encoding general secretion pathway protein GspK, whose amino-acid sequence is MNHLRIRLFSTNKNAKKGFMVYLLVMAIGTASLFTASKFFEDAATEYRVARAQADGFRAHMLAKAGFMGAVGALKKIPEEVLYQSGLAMDPPPIPLGGGVIYYTMSPEDGKININSLVKIYDDQPNQRTIEMVTRLFYQFGLKREMIFPILDWIDENHQETGGGAEQYYYSRLIPPRKIKNAPFYSLSELLNVKGYDRSVVYESLKPKDYDKNNSKDFMTEEERALRSDKDYVLSNNITAYLPAGDSYDDRININTAPYFVLISLSDFMTKQAAMKILKLKLQKGGYIKELKDLETEPEFQVKTTGDLTLYKELAGEGTDVSGGRIKTKGEVYKITGVGIIKDKVVRKVTGLFDLTNNQMLYYTED